One genomic segment of Acanthochromis polyacanthus isolate Apoly-LR-REF ecotype Palm Island chromosome 9, KAUST_Apoly_ChrSc, whole genome shotgun sequence includes these proteins:
- the arhgap21b gene encoding LOW QUALITY PROTEIN: rho GTPase-activating protein 21 (The sequence of the model RefSeq protein was modified relative to this genomic sequence to represent the inferred CDS: inserted 1 base in 1 codon; deleted 1 base in 1 codon): MMASRWVPSCEDEERQRARSSFCESDSPEWRSLADSPAAQYPTEDEPFSWPRPKTVRLCRTAQGFGFTLRHFIVYPPESTLHCFPEEDHGRRGRQRNRLEQMDTIFVKQVKEGGPAHGAGLCTGDRIVKVNGASIIGKAYCEVISLIQDSGDFLELCVMPKDEDILQLPFSREATNLAYSQDAYLRGHSTYSGNACHIPDPPPVCYPRVDCKPTGMAQATDSAGQVCRGPAAPPDHGYRKEITVPPSPPPQPYPKSQTAVCMRNDSVRTVVVPPNTAHMGRMGPAHRVDFMDPVFVRGRPGSLAQYPHPRKADVYPGGPGMVPYGGQAPHYPGNHQNIDWRTYQTYREYIDNKGIHSHGSRTIQERLDSLRSGSHANFGATHHIPRGDWGPKGIRRRSTSHERSYQGPPPHFQIAPRSASQDRMSNAEKMSHARNWPPRSVSQDGLVHKARARSTDYVDPAELVRPSERRAGYGRADQGTRPSRQSIPRHAMLYRPSAGYSGMRGAPNPSLYPKGPDSLQTRSSPMLSDRPPHFGKSTSAEHSFADQRLSVKGNHAGYTTQQDQSRMRAETMQPVEAGRDAALVGHRSSSCSTPKEMPQRPSILKPPPLDLQSQVNGRSPTDSGVVLREKPPPGKNPSPLRHPSYILAVNDDGADSTTDVVACWLPNDARREIHIRRLGEQHHTSCSSNLDESLDSIPFIDEPVSPSVDREAAPIPPSAVISVAPSIITEPSSQGSPCPPIRRQLSHDQESLRSALLDSDSASKTERSKSYDEGLDNYQEEVRGRSSSKHMPSLRSLRKALDGHKSSGDSGSRRDSSSDIFADSSKEGFLNFRQLNTDKNKRVGGGMRSWKQMYAVLQGHTLSLYKDRKDALSHATTQSDEDPLRISIKACLIDISYSDTRRKNVLRLTTSDCEYLFQAVGRDDMLSWIRVIQENSNPDEENATVTSQDLISRKIKEYNMMSAPSSRSEPSPKTARQSLSIKQAFLGGRADGKSHSPHSPKPGEEHRALKDDSSPPRDRGAWKIAVIMKKPFEKSXPAGITFGVRLDDCPPAQCNRFVPLIVEVCCKVVEERGLEYTGIYRVPGNNAAISSMQEELNTKGMTDIDIQEDKWRDLNVISSLLKSFFRKLPEPLFTNEKYADFIEANRTEDSVDRLKELKRLIYELPDHHYETLKFLCAHLKRVSDNCEKNKMEPRNLAIVFGPTLVRTSEDNMTNMVNHMPDQCKIVENLIQQFDWFFTDDSDEDPVTTAEQESTVQSQPVPNIDHLLSNIGRTAASPGEVSDSACSDSSKSKQGLWGSGKDQCSKEMLRSSFFANRKRKKPKDKAHPSSSDDDLDHVFTKKELPEENQQQPLWSPDSRTEEEEQTDETSKKENLRNSSEEQLDTSNRKESLSSSPMSQASPSLPPEHISSTLQAGSPYTSPSHSPNLSYRMPLAHQSSLSDPPSNYDDTVSDLGTMNSTSSQASVPRVRRGRMAALGTEACPSGLGAEVCSITSDYSTTSSMTFLTGAELSTLSPEVQSVSESRGGEDADDERSELVSEGRPMETDSESDLSVFTVGKADQRELQEAPRPLPSHRLIECDTLSRKKAAQQKTDSESSLDGARSDKDANRLSRVLGSVKGRSTGSLSSSSRSELDKTEPAWRLKITDRLKVRLRMSVDDMFGVGSQRSRSPEGRSKKKNIRRRHTMGGQRDFAELSVLGDWPQSVAIGSGSRSELSAVDRLKPKCSSQDFSIGDWIARERHRTSNPEVSLDFSEQQGGLCSVNSPNFGASSSSELPHRPAEVLNGDVPQSKNLSLSATAHPHKLTSSQVVHSRFYQYL; encoded by the exons GGAGACAGCGGAATAGACTGGAACAGATGGACACTATTTTTGTGAAGCAAGTCAAGGAAGGTGGGCCTGCTCACGGAGCAGGGCTTTGCACAG GTGATCGCATAGTGAAGGTGAATGGGGCAAGCATCATAGGGAAAGCCTATTGTGAGGTTATATCCTTGATCCAAGACAG TGGTGACTTTCTTGAACTTTGTGTAATGCCAAAAGATGAGGATATACTGCAACTG CCTTTTTCTCGGGAAGCAACTAATCTG GCCTACTCCCAGGATGCCTACCTCCGTGGCCACAGCACCTACAGTGGAAACGCCTGTCACATTCCTGATCCACCCCCAGTATGCTACCCTAGAGTAGACTGTAAGCCTACGGGCATGGCCCAGGCGACAGACTCAGCGGGGCAGGTCTGCCGAGGGCCAgcagcacctcctgaccatggATACCGCAAGGAGATCACCGTGCCCCCATCTCCACCACCTCAGCCGTATCCGAAAAGCCAAACGGCAGTGTGCATGCGCAACGACAGCGTGAGGACCGTGGTGGTTCCTCCTAATACAGCTCATATGGGGCGCATGGGTCCAGCACACAGGGTAGACTTCATGGATCCTGTCTTTGTTAGGGGCAGGCCTGGGTCACTGGCCCAGTATCCTCACCCCCGAAAGGCTGATGTTTATCCAGGTGGTCCGGGAATGGTTCCATACGGAGGTCAGGCGCCTCACTACCCGGGCAACCATCAAAACATTGATTGGCGCACTTACCAAACGTACAGGGAGTACATTGATAACAAAGGAATTCATTCCCATGGTAGTCGGACTATCCAGGAGAGGCTGGACAGTTTGCGTTCTGGCAGCCACGCCAATTTCGGCGCCACTCATCACATTCCCCGCGGAGACTGGGGCCCTAAGGGGATACGACGGAGGAGTACCTCCCATGAACGGTCATACCAAGGACCTCCACCCCACTTTCAGATTGCCCCACGCAGTGCCTCGCAGGATCGCATGAGCAACGCAGAGAAGATGAGCCATGCAAGAAACTGGCCGCCTCGAAGTGTGTCTCAAGATGGCCTAGTTCACAAAGCCCGGGCACGTTCCACAGACTACGTTGACCCTGCAGAGCTGGTTCGGCCCAGTGAGAGGAGAGCAGGCTATGGGAGGGCAGACCAAGGTACGAGGCCCAGCAGACAGTCTATCCCCAGACACGCCATGCTGTACAGGCCTTCTGCTGGCTACAGCGGCATGAGGGGGGCACCAAACCCTTCTCTTTACCCTAAAGGACCAGATTCTCTTCAGACCCGCTCTTCACCCATGCTGTCTGACAGACCTCCACATTTTGGAAAGAGCACAAGTGCTGAACATTCTTTCGCTGACCAAAGACTTTCAGTCAAAGGAAACCACGCTGGCTACACTACCCAACAAGACCAGAGCAGGATGCGGGCTGAAACCATGCAACCTGTCGAGGCAGGCAGAGATGCAGCGTTGGTGGGGCACAGGTCTTCTTCATGCTCTACTCCGAAAGAAATGCCTCAGAGGCCTAGCATCCTCAAGCCACCCCCACTAGATTTACAGAGTCAGGTCAATGGCCGAAGCCCCACAGACAGTGGCGTGGTTCTTAGGGAGAAGCCTCCCCCTGGAAAGAACCCCAGCCCCCTGCGGCATCCCTCCTATATCCTGGCCGTAAATGACGATGGAGCCGACTCCACAACAGATGTGGTGGCATGCTGGCTGCCCAATGATGCACGTCGCGAGATACACATACGTCGCCTTGGAGAGCAACATCACACCTCCTGCTCCAGCAACCTGGATGAGTCTCTGGACTCCATTCCATTCATCG ATGAGCCAGTCAGCCCCAGTGTTGACCGGGAGGCTGCTCCTATTCCACCCTCTGCTGTGATATCTGTTGCACCATCCATAATTACAGAGCCCTCCAGTCAAGGCTCACCGTGCCCTCCCATTCGCCGTCAGCTGTCACATGATCAAG AATCCCTGCGTAGCGCTTTGCTGGACTCCGACTCAGCTAGCAAAACAGAGCGGTCCAAGTCTTATGATGAAGGTCTGGATAACTATCAGGAGGAGGTTAGAGG GAGATCTTCCAGTAAGCATATGCCAAGTCTCAGGAGCCTGAGAAAA GCTCTGGATGGACATAAGTCATCTGGGGATTCTGGATCTCGAAGGGACTCCTCTTCAGATATCTTTGCTGATTCTTCCAAAGAAGGGTTTCTTAACTTTAGACAACTtaatacagataaaaacaag CGTGTCGGTGGAGGAATGAGATCGTGGAAGCAGATGTATGCTGTTTTACAAGGTCACACCCTATCTCTTTACAAAGACCGGAAGGATGCACTGTCCCATGCTACGACACAATCTGATGAGGACCCACTGCGAATTAGCATCAAGGCCTGTCTGATTGACATCTCCTATAGCGATACAAGACGCAAGAATGTGCTGCGATTAACAACCTCGGACTGCGAGTATTTGTTTCAGGCAGTAGGGCGGGACGACATGCTGTCCTGGATCAGAGTCATTCAGGAAAACAGTAACCCAGATGAAGAG AATGCTACTGTAACAAGCCAGGACTTGATCAGTCGAAAGATCAAAGAGTACAACATGATGAG TGCGCCCAGCAGCAGGTCTGAACCTTCCCCCAAAACCGCCCGCCAGTCCCTCAGCATCAAACAAGCCTTCCTGGGAGGTAGAGCAGACGGCAAGAGCCACAGTCCCCATTCGCCTAAACCAGGTGAGGAGCACAGGGCACTGAAAG ATGATTCCAGTCCACCACGGGACAGAGGTGCTTGGAAAATTGCAGTGATCATGAAGAAGCCCTTTGAGAAAA CTCCAGCTGGCATCACTTTTGGTGTGCGGCTTGATGATTGTCCACCTGCACAGTGCAACCGG TTTGTTCCTCTCATTGTGGAGGTGTGCTGTAAGGTTGTGGAGGAACGAGGTCTGGAGTACACTGGAATCTACAGGGTCCCTGGGAACAATGCTGCCATCTCCAGCATGCAGGAGGAACTCAACACCAAAGGCATGACTGACATCGACATCCAGGAAGAT AAATGGCGGGACCTTAATGTCATCAGTAGTTTATTAAAGTCCTTTTTCAGAAAACTTCCAGAACCCCTGTTTACAAATG AAAAGTATGCTGATTTCATTGAAGCCAATAGAACAGAAGACTCAGTCGACAGATTAAAGGAGCTCAAGAGGCTT ATTTATGAATTGCCAGATCATCACTATGAAACTCTGAAATTCCTTTGTGCTCATCTCAAGAGGGTTTCTGACAACTGTGAGAAGAACAAG ATGGAGCCTCGTAACTTGGCAATCGTGTTTGGTCCTACGCTCGTCAGAACCTCTGAGGACAACATGACCAACATGGTTAATCACATGCCAGACCAGTGCAAGATAGTTGAGAACCTTATCCAGCAGTTCGACTGGTTCTTCACTGATGACAGTGATGAGGACCCTGTT ACAACAGCTGAGCAGGAAAGC ACAGTGCAGTCTCAGCCTGTGCCCAATATCGACCACCTGCTCTCAAACATTGGGCGTACTGCAGCCTCACCAGGCGAAGTCTCAG ACTCAGCATGTAGTGACTCCTCCAAATCAAAG CAGGGCTTGTGGGGGTCAGGGAAGGATCAGTGTAGCAAAGAGATGCTGCGCTCCTCCTTCTTCGCCAACCGCAAACGCAAGAAGCCCAAGGACAAAGCTCATCCCAGCAGTTCAGACGATGACCTGGACCATGTGTTCACCAAGAAGGAGCTGCCAGAGgagaaccagcagcagcctctgTGGTCCCCAGACAGTCggacagaggaggaagagcagaCGGATGAAACCAGCAAGAAAGAGAACCTCAGGAACAGCTCAGAGGAACAGCTGGACACATCCAACAGGAAAGAGTCTCTCTCGAGCAGCCCTATGTCACAGGCTTCTCCCTCCCTGCCTCCAGAGCACATTTCTTCCACCCTTCAAGCCGGTTCTCCCTATACCTCACCTTCCCATTCCCCAAACCTCAGCTACCGCATGCCGCTGGCTCACCAGTCCTCCCTATCGGACCCGCCCTCCAACTACGATGACACGGTGTCCGACCTCGGTACGATGAACAGCACCAGCTCTCAGGCATCAGTGCCCAGAGTGAGGCGTGGCAGGATGGCGGCTCTGGGTACAGAAGCATGCCCCAGCGGGCTGGGAGCAGAGGTTTGCTCCATTACCTCAGACTATTCCACCACATCCTCCATGACTTTTCTGACTGGAGCCGAGCTCAGCACCCTGAGTCCTGAAGTGCAGTCAGTGTCTGAGAGCAGAGGTGGAGAAGATGCAGACGATGAGAGAAGCGAGCTCGTCAGTGAAGGAAGGCCGATGGAGACGGACAGTGAAAGCGACCTGTCTGTGTTTACTGTCGGGAAAGCTGATCAGCGGGAACTGCAGGAGGCTCCTCGACCGCTTCCCTCACACAGACTGATTGAGTGTGATACACTCTCCAGAAAGAAAGCTGCCCAACAGAAAACCGACAGCGAGTCTTCACTGGATGGAGCTCGTAGCGATAAAGATGCCAACAGACTCTCACGTGTTTTGGGGTCAGTAAAAGGCCGTTCTACTGGAAGCCTCAGCTCCTCATCCCGGAGCGAGCTGGATAAGACGGAACCTGCATGGAGGTTGAAGATCACAGATCGACTGAAGGTGCGTCTTCGAATGTCTGTGGATGACATGTTTGGTGTGGGCAGCCAGAGGAGTCGTTCTCCGGAGGGCCGCAGTAAGAAGAAGAATATCAGACGCCGGCACACTATGGGTGGCCAGAGAGACTTTGCAGAGCTGTCTGTTTTGGGGGACTGGCCGCAGTCGGTTGCCATCGGTTCAGGCTCGCGGTCTGAGCTTTCAGCTGTAGACCGGCTGAAACCTAAGTGCAGCTCTCAGGACTTCTCTATTGGGGACTGGATCGCTCGCGAGCGCCACCGTACCAGCAATCCTGAGGTCAGCCTGGACTTCTCTGAACAGCAAGGAGGGCTGTGCAGCGTGAACTCGCCAAACTTCGGAGCCTCGTCCTCTTCTGAACTCCCGCATCGACCTGCGGAGGTGTTGAACGGCGACGTCCCCCAGAGTAAAAATCTGAGCCTTTCAGCCACTGCTCACCCACATAAACTCACCAGCTCCCAGGTGGTCCATTCGCGCTTCTATCAGTACCTGTGA